The following proteins are co-located in the Brachybacterium sacelli genome:
- a CDS encoding nucleotide pyrophosphohydrolase — MTSESVLETLQAFMAERDWEQFHTPENLSKSVAIEAGELLECFQWGADGDRERVADELADVLTYALLLADRLDLDPEQIVRSKLERTARKYPVDKAKGRSTKYDRL, encoded by the coding sequence ATGACCAGCGAATCTGTTCTCGAGACGCTGCAAGCCTTCATGGCCGAGCGAGACTGGGAACAGTTCCACACTCCGGAGAACCTCTCCAAGTCCGTTGCGATCGAGGCGGGTGAGCTGCTCGAGTGCTTCCAGTGGGGAGCCGACGGCGATCGCGAACGTGTGGCCGATGAGCTCGCCGACGTCCTCACCTACGCCTTGCTCCTCGCGGACCGTCTCGACCTGGACCCCGAGCAGATCGTCCGCTCGAAGCTCGAGCGCACAGCACGGAAGTACCCGGTGGACAAGGCCAAGGGACGGAGCACAAAATATGACCGACTTTGA
- a CDS encoding PTS sugar transporter subunit IIB gives MIDLVRVDDRLIHGQVAVGWTAAVGANTILVVNDAAQADRTQATALKMGTPSGIALYIRSVAESGEIVQKFAQAKKARVLVILKSIRDATTLIEASDGAITELNVGGQRAEEGRIKLTDHTTVTEQEYQTLSKLHASGVAIDLRMLPRDTARTFEQLEHRRSQ, from the coding sequence ATGATTGACCTCGTCAGAGTCGACGACCGTCTGATTCACGGGCAGGTCGCAGTTGGATGGACCGCCGCGGTCGGCGCCAACACGATCCTTGTCGTCAACGATGCCGCTCAGGCTGATCGCACCCAGGCAACAGCGCTAAAAATGGGCACTCCCTCGGGGATTGCCCTCTATATTCGCTCCGTCGCCGAATCCGGAGAAATCGTGCAAAAGTTTGCCCAGGCGAAGAAGGCACGCGTGCTGGTGATCCTCAAGTCCATCCGCGACGCAACTACCCTCATCGAGGCCAGCGACGGCGCGATCACCGAGCTGAACGTTGGCGGGCAACGGGCCGAGGAGGGGCGCATCAAGCTCACCGACCACACCACAGTCACCGAGCAGGAGTATCAAACCCTCTCGAAGCTCCACGCGTCTGGCGTCGCCATCGATCTACGGATGCTTCCGCGTGACACCGCCAGGACCTTCGAACAGCTCGAACATCGGCGGAGCCAGTGA
- a CDS encoding PTS sugar transporter subunit IIA produces MPNIILATHGSLAASLKATAELIIGNIERIECFEMTAGLAHDEADRALTDLVTRGRSHQEHLNVLVDIQGGSPFNICSRHLIEHGDFTLLTGVNLPMLLEAATDLAADGSQLATAGAAAVVHVNARLQDTP; encoded by the coding sequence ATGCCAAATATCATTCTCGCCACCCACGGCTCGCTCGCCGCTTCTTTGAAAGCGACCGCCGAACTTATCATCGGCAATATCGAAAGAATCGAGTGCTTCGAGATGACTGCCGGCCTCGCCCATGACGAAGCCGACCGAGCACTCACCGATCTCGTCACCCGCGGCCGATCCCATCAAGAACATCTGAACGTTCTCGTGGACATTCAGGGCGGCAGCCCCTTCAACATCTGCAGTCGGCACCTCATTGAACACGGGGATTTCACCCTCCTGACTGGCGTGAATCTTCCCATGCTGCTCGAGGCCGCCACCGATCTGGCGGCCGACGGATCCCAACTCGCAACCGCCGGAGCGGCGGCCGTCGTGCACGTCAATGCACGCCTGCAAGACACCCCGTAA
- a CDS encoding GntR family transcriptional regulator gives MESRAGAIHTSSMTQQVYEDLRHQILDGDLAEGSRLPSEPESCRTYNVSRTTVREAYSMLQQEGIVEVRRGSGRYIVPGATTIMKGSANLIRSMRGFLTARGYTPSVHVVDVIERQATSDETAFFRHDGLVLEVSKAYTDGDDLLTYALNIFDQASVPDWEKIDWHTPMREIADGLGRSMRTSVVDVSAVELPRHIQERFGTEPTQPWLRTVGPAYDQRGRPLWWSNEYARGDVRTVRIVNREAQNSQ, from the coding sequence ATGGAGAGCAGAGCCGGAGCGATTCACACGAGCTCGATGACCCAACAGGTCTACGAAGACCTGCGTCATCAGATCCTCGACGGCGATCTCGCCGAAGGCTCGCGCCTACCGTCCGAACCGGAGAGTTGCCGCACCTACAACGTCTCGCGCACGACAGTGCGTGAGGCCTATTCGATGCTCCAGCAAGAGGGCATCGTCGAGGTGAGGCGTGGCTCCGGGCGATACATCGTTCCCGGCGCCACGACGATCATGAAGGGATCAGCGAACCTGATCCGCAGCATGCGCGGCTTCCTCACCGCTCGCGGGTATACGCCCAGCGTCCACGTGGTCGACGTCATCGAGCGCCAGGCCACTTCGGACGAGACGGCGTTCTTCCGACACGACGGTTTGGTGCTCGAGGTTTCCAAGGCGTACACCGACGGGGACGACCTCCTTACTTACGCCTTGAACATCTTCGATCAGGCGTCCGTTCCCGACTGGGAAAAGATCGACTGGCACACCCCGATGAGGGAGATCGCGGACGGCCTCGGCCGGTCGATGCGCACCTCCGTCGTCGACGTCTCCGCCGTCGAGCTGCCTCGTCATATCCAGGAGCGTTTCGGGACCGAGCCCACCCAGCCGTGGCTGCGGACTGTTGGGCCGGCGTACGACCAGCGCGGCAGGCCACTGTGGTGGTCCAACGAGTACGCACGAGGCGACGTCCGCACGGTACGCATCGTGAACCGCGAAGCCCAGAACTCCCAGTAA
- a CDS encoding arylsulfatase — protein sequence MSTTDSTAFPGTIGTTYQDSTPSWSMPRGPRPGSPNVVLVLLDDVGFASLGCYGSEISTPTMDALASRGLRYRNFHTTALCSPTRASLLTGRNHHSVGMSIIANADSGYPSKRGAVSDEAGTVAEILRHEGYNTLAVGKWHLAPADQTSMAGPFDQWPLGRGFERFYGFLDAATDQFHPELTSDNHRVDPPRGRKEGYHLTEDLIDHAISFVDDQTSCAPDRPFLLYLAPGATHSPHQAPDEYLLRQRGRYDVGWDVIRERRLARQKELRIVPADTELPPLNPGVVPWQELSTQERRLHARFQEAYAAFLEHTDHELGRLIEHLEHLGELDNTLFMLLSDNGASQEGQVNGSVNMAFYENKEEDPLELNLRHLEDIGTWRVQNNYPLGWASAANTPLKRYKQNTHAGGVRDPLIISWPDGISDRGNVRDQFHHVTDILPTILEILDVDPPEQIRGVPQMPIHGTSMAYSFAADGRSRKQSQYFEMFGHRALWADGWKAVAYHEPGTDYEDDRWELYHLDQDFSECHDMSAEHPETLHEMIQHWWTEAETYDVLPLDDRGFAARRAESIARSDAPRLRDHFVYRAGTSHVPSGATPFLHDRSYEITARVTCTPGDEGVLAACGGVGGGYSLYVKDGLLHHDYNFYGGIFRVSAAIPAGPPDRQLGYAFTRTGPYAGIGRLLVDGEPVGSVEIPRTSRYFMSWAGLDIGRDALSPVSDAYDGEFPFSGTLDAVEFSLAELNGGPGDHEPAD from the coding sequence GTGAGCACCACCGATTCCACAGCTTTCCCGGGAACTATCGGGACGACCTACCAGGACTCGACCCCGTCATGGTCGATGCCCCGTGGACCGCGCCCAGGGAGCCCGAACGTCGTGCTCGTCCTGCTCGACGACGTCGGGTTCGCGAGCCTGGGGTGCTACGGCAGCGAGATCAGCACGCCGACGATGGACGCGCTGGCCTCGCGAGGCCTGCGCTACCGCAACTTCCACACGACCGCGCTGTGCTCGCCCACCCGGGCGTCCCTCCTGACCGGCAGGAACCACCATTCGGTGGGGATGTCGATCATCGCCAACGCCGACAGCGGCTACCCCAGCAAGCGCGGTGCCGTCAGCGATGAAGCGGGGACCGTGGCGGAGATCCTCCGCCACGAGGGGTACAACACCCTCGCCGTCGGGAAATGGCATCTCGCACCGGCCGACCAGACCTCCATGGCGGGACCGTTCGATCAGTGGCCGCTCGGCCGCGGGTTCGAGCGTTTCTACGGATTCCTCGATGCGGCGACGGATCAGTTCCATCCCGAGCTCACCTCGGACAATCACCGGGTGGATCCCCCGCGCGGACGCAAGGAGGGCTACCACCTCACCGAGGATCTGATCGATCACGCCATCTCATTCGTCGACGACCAGACGTCGTGCGCACCGGACCGGCCGTTCCTCCTGTATCTGGCTCCCGGGGCCACCCACTCCCCCCACCAGGCACCCGATGAGTACCTGCTGCGGCAGCGCGGGAGGTACGACGTGGGCTGGGACGTCATTCGCGAACGACGGCTGGCACGACAGAAGGAGCTGAGGATCGTCCCTGCTGATACCGAGCTACCCCCATTGAATCCCGGCGTGGTTCCTTGGCAGGAGCTCTCCACACAGGAGCGACGACTGCATGCGCGCTTCCAGGAGGCGTACGCCGCGTTCCTGGAGCACACCGACCACGAGCTCGGTCGCCTGATCGAGCACCTGGAGCATCTCGGGGAGCTGGACAACACGCTGTTCATGCTGCTCTCGGACAACGGGGCCAGCCAGGAAGGGCAGGTCAACGGCTCGGTGAACATGGCGTTCTACGAGAACAAGGAGGAGGACCCGCTGGAGCTCAACCTCCGCCATCTCGAGGACATCGGGACCTGGCGGGTCCAGAACAACTATCCGCTCGGATGGGCGAGCGCTGCCAACACCCCGCTGAAGCGCTACAAGCAGAACACTCATGCGGGCGGTGTGCGCGACCCTCTGATCATCTCCTGGCCCGACGGCATCTCCGACCGCGGTAACGTCCGCGACCAGTTCCACCACGTCACCGACATCCTCCCGACGATCCTGGAGATCCTCGACGTCGACCCGCCCGAGCAGATCCGCGGAGTCCCGCAGATGCCGATCCACGGCACCAGCATGGCCTACAGCTTCGCCGCAGACGGGCGGAGCCGGAAGCAGAGCCAGTACTTCGAGATGTTCGGACACCGCGCCCTCTGGGCCGACGGGTGGAAGGCCGTCGCCTACCACGAGCCCGGCACCGACTACGAGGACGACCGATGGGAGCTCTACCACCTGGACCAGGACTTCTCCGAATGCCATGACATGAGCGCCGAGCATCCCGAGACGCTTCACGAGATGATCCAGCACTGGTGGACGGAGGCGGAGACCTACGACGTGCTGCCGCTGGATGATCGAGGATTCGCCGCGCGGCGCGCTGAATCGATCGCCCGATCCGACGCACCCCGGCTGCGCGACCACTTCGTGTACCGGGCCGGCACGAGTCACGTCCCCAGCGGGGCCACCCCTTTTCTCCACGACCGCTCCTACGAGATCACCGCCCGCGTGACGTGCACACCCGGCGATGAGGGCGTGCTCGCCGCCTGCGGAGGGGTGGGCGGCGGCTACAGCCTGTACGTGAAGGACGGACTCCTCCACCACGACTACAACTTCTATGGCGGGATCTTCCGTGTGAGCGCCGCGATTCCTGCAGGCCCGCCGGACCGCCAGTTGGGCTATGCCTTCACGCGTACCGGGCCGTACGCGGGAATCGGCCGTCTGCTCGTGGACGGGGAGCCAGTAGGCAGCGTCGAGATTCCGCGCACGAGCAGGTACTTCATGTCCTGGGCCGGCCTCGACATCGGCCGCGACGCGCTCTCTCCGGTCTCCGATGCGTACGACGGTGAATTCCCCTTCTCAGGGACGCTCGACGCCGTGGAGTTCTCACTCGCGGAGCTGAACGGCGGGCCGGGAGACCATGAGCCTGCCGACTGA
- a CDS encoding SIS domain-containing protein translates to MNNRIEEYIRETPARLQDIRRGAESLFAPVKGEHFDRIIVAGSGTSYHSAAQMENAMRRASGLDVHAVYPFAVTREMLGDGSRTLFVGVSQGGGSLSTLKALKIAQNAGCTLATMCGTQNAVIDTLADHVLTVAVGEEEAGAKTKGYYGTKLNLLLLAQAIGRARGALDEAALADAAKRLQETIDRFDGVTEAAEAWVRKNSARLATTKDLRFVGPASLYGDTLEVALKTLETLRVPVSAYEFNEFIHGIYNAITEDSFVILLDDGTEPRMQTMAAVLREWTEDVVVIGTGEAAHTDLHLGDIPRDEFETFLFPIAGQMISALVPWAKGYDPTAPKDPTFHDRLASKER, encoded by the coding sequence GTGAACAATCGCATCGAGGAATACATTCGCGAGACGCCCGCTCGCCTGCAAGACATTCGTAGGGGCGCAGAATCGCTCTTCGCTCCGGTGAAGGGCGAACATTTTGACCGCATCATCGTGGCCGGTTCCGGTACCAGCTATCACAGCGCCGCCCAGATGGAGAACGCGATGCGTAGGGCGAGTGGCCTAGATGTGCACGCCGTCTATCCGTTCGCCGTGACGAGAGAGATGCTTGGCGATGGCTCGCGAACTCTTTTCGTCGGTGTCTCGCAGGGCGGCGGCAGTCTGTCCACACTCAAGGCTCTGAAGATCGCTCAGAATGCCGGTTGCACTCTCGCAACGATGTGCGGCACCCAGAACGCCGTGATCGACACGCTCGCCGACCACGTTCTCACTGTCGCGGTCGGCGAGGAGGAGGCCGGCGCGAAGACAAAGGGCTACTACGGAACCAAGCTGAACTTGCTGCTACTGGCTCAGGCCATCGGACGCGCCCGGGGCGCGCTCGATGAGGCGGCGCTCGCGGATGCCGCGAAGCGACTGCAGGAGACCATCGACCGGTTCGACGGCGTCACCGAAGCGGCCGAGGCGTGGGTGCGCAAGAACTCGGCGCGACTTGCCACGACCAAGGATCTGCGGTTTGTCGGCCCGGCCTCCTTGTACGGCGACACCCTCGAAGTGGCTCTGAAGACTCTGGAAACACTGCGGGTGCCAGTCTCCGCCTATGAATTCAACGAGTTCATCCACGGCATCTACAACGCCATCACCGAGGACTCTTTCGTGATCCTGCTGGATGACGGCACCGAACCGCGAATGCAGACGATGGCCGCTGTGCTGCGGGAGTGGACTGAAGACGTCGTGGTGATCGGCACCGGGGAGGCGGCGCACACCGATCTCCACCTTGGGGACATCCCCCGCGACGAGTTCGAGACCTTCCTGTTCCCCATCGCGGGACAGATGATCTCTGCACTCGTCCCGTGGGCCAAGGGTTACGACCCGACAGCGCCCAAGGACCCGACCTTCCACGACCGTCTCGCCAGCAAGGAGCGCTGA
- a CDS encoding DUF2075 domain-containing protein: protein MTDFEIEELRFAPESVEETRTRLPRFSNWPVVYLIEDGHDIYVGETGSADRRMRQHLKSQQKQHLREVRIVIDDRFNGSACLDLESLLIRLLDGDGKFDLLNRNEGITNQDYYQRSEYNDTFKEIFEELRSRGYFERTIPQIENSDLFKLSPYKALNTEQGIAVLDIMEGLVEDLPRSENSLAVIQGDPGTGKTIVGIYLMKLMRDIAEFDPTDEVEGDSMFSDLFVEGNRELFEGLRIGLVVPQKSLRLSIAKVFRKVPALRDAAVLTPYDVADAEEDFDVLIVDEAHRLTQRASQAHGTLTKRFGEITRRLFGTDDYSLNQLDWLRARSRHTILLLDTAQSVRPADIEPEVFDRVIDETRQLERWYPLETQMRVKGGKEYLDFARTMISDDPPPDVPDLQDYEVELFDDLGAMHQRIRERDAEFGLARLVAGYAWEWRSRRKNGEYDIELDGVRLNWNVSDVDWIASKTALEEVGSIHTVQGYDLNYAGVLIGGDLRIDPETELLAADKANYFDKKGKQNNRMRGRDTTDDDLLQYVTNVYRVLLTRGMRGTYLYVVDPLLRDRFRRVLGASRPRP from the coding sequence ATGACCGACTTTGAGATCGAGGAGCTGCGCTTCGCCCCGGAGTCTGTCGAGGAGACCAGGACCAGACTCCCCCGCTTCTCCAACTGGCCGGTCGTGTACCTGATCGAGGACGGTCACGACATCTACGTGGGCGAGACCGGCAGCGCGGATCGCCGGATGCGCCAGCACCTGAAGTCGCAGCAGAAGCAGCATCTGCGCGAAGTGCGGATCGTCATCGACGACCGGTTCAACGGCTCCGCGTGCCTCGACCTCGAGTCCCTGCTCATCCGGCTGCTCGACGGTGACGGGAAGTTCGACCTCCTCAATCGCAACGAGGGGATCACCAACCAGGACTACTACCAGCGCAGCGAGTACAACGACACCTTCAAGGAGATCTTCGAGGAGCTCCGGTCTCGGGGCTACTTCGAGCGCACGATCCCTCAGATCGAGAATTCTGACCTGTTCAAGCTCTCGCCCTACAAGGCGTTGAACACCGAGCAGGGAATCGCAGTGCTGGACATCATGGAGGGACTCGTCGAGGACCTCCCCCGCAGCGAAAACTCGCTCGCGGTCATCCAGGGCGATCCGGGGACCGGCAAGACCATCGTGGGCATCTATCTGATGAAGCTGATGCGGGACATCGCCGAGTTCGATCCCACGGACGAGGTGGAGGGTGACTCGATGTTCTCCGATCTCTTCGTCGAGGGGAACCGGGAGCTCTTCGAGGGCCTGCGGATCGGTCTCGTGGTCCCACAGAAGTCCCTACGGCTGTCGATCGCCAAGGTGTTCCGTAAGGTGCCTGCTCTCCGCGACGCCGCAGTGCTGACCCCGTACGACGTGGCCGACGCCGAGGAGGACTTCGACGTGCTGATCGTCGATGAGGCGCATCGCCTCACGCAGCGTGCCTCACAGGCTCACGGCACCCTCACCAAGAGATTCGGGGAGATCACCCGACGTCTGTTCGGTACCGACGACTATTCGCTGAACCAGCTCGACTGGCTCCGGGCACGCTCCCGGCACACGATTCTCCTGCTCGACACCGCGCAGAGCGTTCGGCCGGCGGACATCGAACCCGAGGTGTTCGACCGGGTCATCGACGAGACGAGGCAGTTGGAGCGCTGGTATCCGTTGGAGACTCAGATGCGGGTGAAGGGCGGCAAGGAGTATCTCGATTTCGCTCGCACAATGATCTCCGACGACCCGCCACCCGACGTGCCCGACCTTCAGGACTACGAGGTGGAGCTGTTCGACGACCTCGGCGCCATGCATCAGCGCATCCGCGAGCGCGACGCCGAGTTCGGCCTGGCACGGCTTGTTGCCGGCTACGCCTGGGAGTGGCGCAGCAGGAGGAAGAATGGCGAGTACGACATCGAGCTCGACGGCGTCCGACTGAACTGGAACGTCTCCGACGTGGACTGGATCGCCTCGAAGACCGCGCTCGAAGAGGTCGGCTCTATCCACACCGTCCAGGGCTACGACCTCAACTATGCCGGAGTACTGATCGGCGGGGACCTGCGGATCGACCCCGAGACCGAACTCCTCGCTGCCGACAAGGCCAACTACTTCGACAAGAAGGGCAAGCAGAACAATCGGATGCGCGGCCGCGACACGACTGACGATGATCTGCTGCAGTACGTCACGAACGTCTACCGAGTGCTGCTGACGCGCGGGATGCGAGGGACGTACCTCTACGTGGTCGACCCGCTGCTGCGAGATCGGTTCCGGCGGGTGCTGGGAGCATCGCGCCCGCGGCCCTGA
- a CDS encoding PTS system mannose/fructose/sorbose family transporter subunit IID, whose amino-acid sequence MNDQAIDKKTLRSVFWRSFALQGAFNYERMQNLGYAYAMIPVLRKLYQTEQARAQGLQRHLTFFNTTPAVSPAIMGISAAMEEQNAKDPKNFDTSSINAVKAALMAPVAGIGDSLFWGTLRVIAAGIGISLASQGNVLGPILFMVLYNVPHLLTRYYGLRLGYRFGNEALEKMSASGAMERVMSIANIIGMMVVGGMVATLLSITTTVTFSLEESSVEIQEILDQILPSMLPLAAVMIIFLLIRRKVSVTRITLATLASGILLHALHIL is encoded by the coding sequence ATGAATGACCAAGCCATCGACAAGAAGACTCTGCGTTCGGTCTTCTGGCGGTCGTTCGCACTGCAGGGCGCGTTCAATTATGAGCGGATGCAGAACCTCGGATACGCATACGCCATGATCCCGGTACTGCGGAAGCTCTATCAGACCGAGCAGGCGCGCGCTCAAGGGCTGCAACGCCACCTGACATTCTTCAACACCACCCCGGCGGTATCGCCCGCGATCATGGGTATAAGCGCCGCCATGGAGGAGCAGAACGCAAAGGACCCCAAGAACTTCGACACCTCCTCGATCAACGCCGTCAAGGCCGCACTCATGGCGCCGGTCGCCGGGATCGGGGACTCCTTGTTCTGGGGCACCCTGCGGGTGATCGCCGCGGGGATCGGCATCTCCCTGGCCAGCCAAGGGAATGTTCTCGGACCAATCCTCTTCATGGTGCTTTATAACGTCCCGCACCTGCTCACCCGGTACTACGGTCTGCGACTCGGATATCGGTTCGGCAACGAAGCTCTCGAGAAGATGTCGGCCTCCGGAGCCATGGAGCGCGTCATGTCCATTGCAAACATTATCGGAATGATGGTGGTGGGAGGAATGGTCGCCACGCTCCTGTCGATCACAACAACGGTCACCTTCTCGCTCGAGGAATCTTCGGTCGAGATCCAAGAGATTCTCGACCAGATACTGCCATCGATGCTTCCGCTGGCCGCCGTGATGATCATTTTCTTGCTGATCCGGAGAAAAGTGTCCGTTACGCGGATCACTCTGGCCACCCTGGCCTCCGGCATCCTCCTTCACGCTCTCCACATTCTCTGA
- a CDS encoding PTS mannose/fructose/sorbose/N-acetylgalactosamine transporter subunit IIC, with protein MVTALIIGLIAGIGILDERIFGVTLFGRPLVLSVLVGLTLGEPTQGIIIGAQLELVWMGLAGIGGSTPPDWVTGGVIGTTLAILSGEGVGVALAIAVPVAVLAQSLGVLVRIINLYFAGRADHFASRGDFRGVTLMMWIPPVLFFFSTAIPAFLATLLGARRIDAFMDATPSWIIDGLTVAGNLLPAVGFALLLDILWSRRTAVFFGLGFLIAAYLEVDITGVALVGACLAIIIELYVRREVNGTQDDETQDNLVEGEITYE; from the coding sequence ATGGTGACTGCGCTGATCATCGGCCTCATCGCAGGCATCGGAATCCTCGACGAGCGAATCTTCGGCGTCACCCTGTTCGGTCGCCCCCTCGTACTGAGCGTCCTGGTCGGCCTCACGCTCGGAGAGCCAACCCAGGGGATCATCATCGGCGCCCAACTCGAACTGGTGTGGATGGGCCTGGCCGGGATAGGCGGCTCCACGCCTCCGGATTGGGTCACCGGTGGGGTCATCGGCACCACCTTGGCCATCCTTTCGGGCGAGGGCGTGGGAGTGGCGCTTGCCATCGCCGTGCCGGTCGCCGTGCTTGCACAGTCCCTCGGCGTGCTCGTGCGGATCATCAACCTTTACTTCGCCGGTCGCGCGGACCATTTTGCCTCGCGGGGAGACTTCCGTGGAGTCACGCTCATGATGTGGATACCGCCGGTCCTGTTCTTCTTCAGTACGGCGATACCTGCATTCCTCGCCACCCTGCTCGGGGCACGGCGGATCGACGCCTTCATGGATGCCACGCCTAGTTGGATCATCGACGGGCTGACTGTCGCCGGCAATCTATTGCCGGCCGTGGGATTCGCGCTACTGCTTGACATTCTCTGGTCACGCCGCACGGCTGTCTTCTTCGGCCTCGGATTCCTCATCGCGGCTTATCTCGAGGTAGACATCACCGGTGTCGCATTGGTAGGAGCTTGCCTCGCGATCATCATCGAGCTCTATGTGCGGAGAGAGGTCAACGGCACACAGGACGACGAGACCCAGGACAACCTCGTGGAAGGAGAGATCACCTATGAATGA